In Aliiglaciecola sp. LCG003, a genomic segment contains:
- a CDS encoding type II/IV secretion system protein, producing the protein MQAKTKIRLGDLLVQNNIISDIQLKQALVAQRESGRKLGAVLIEQEFVSEHDLLTLLSQHLNLPLINIPEYPVQQAYVKLLPEVQARRYRAIVLDDKGDKLLVGMSDPGDINAIDALAALLPKPIELAVVAETQLFEAYDNFYRRTEEIASFAQELAEEYQSEDEFDFSRGIDDEQDTAVARLLQSIFEDAVQAKASDIHIEPDEGILRIRQRVDGVLQENIIKEKNIASALVLRLKLMSGLDISEKRLPQDGRTQIRIKGHVIDVRLSTMPVQNGESVVMRLLDQSAGLLTLEQTGMPPTLLRRLRTLLKRPHGMILVTGPTGSGKTTTLYGALSELNTADTKVITVEDPVEYRLPRINQVQINNKIGLSFSNVLRTTLRQDPDIIMVGEMRDKETVEIGLRGALTGHLVLSTLHTNDAISSAIRLLDMGAPGYLVASSLRAIIAQRLVRRICENCKVDYTPNDEELFWLGNIDASAKTAGFKRGLGCQNCNQKGYRGRVGVFELLEMSDAMMDALKDSDTVAFSKAAEASPNYAPLASLALTYAKMGITTVEEVLRLVEMVADSRVTEGKDNLQSVDVEGVYDGPV; encoded by the coding sequence ATGCAAGCAAAAACAAAAATCCGTTTAGGTGATTTGCTGGTTCAAAACAATATAATTTCAGACATACAACTGAAGCAGGCCCTAGTGGCACAGCGTGAGTCCGGCCGCAAACTTGGTGCGGTACTGATTGAGCAAGAGTTTGTCTCCGAACATGATTTGCTAACCTTATTGTCTCAGCATTTAAATTTGCCATTGATCAACATTCCCGAATATCCGGTTCAGCAAGCCTATGTCAAGTTGCTGCCTGAAGTGCAAGCCCGCCGTTATCGCGCCATAGTGTTGGATGACAAAGGTGACAAGCTATTGGTGGGCATGAGTGATCCCGGTGATATCAACGCTATTGATGCATTAGCGGCATTATTACCTAAACCCATTGAACTGGCCGTTGTAGCAGAAACTCAATTATTCGAAGCGTATGATAATTTTTATCGACGCACAGAAGAGATAGCTTCATTTGCACAAGAACTGGCGGAAGAGTATCAAAGCGAAGACGAATTTGATTTCAGTCGTGGCATTGATGATGAACAAGACACCGCGGTTGCGCGTCTACTGCAATCTATATTCGAAGATGCCGTGCAGGCCAAAGCGTCGGATATTCATATTGAGCCCGATGAGGGCATATTACGCATCCGCCAGCGAGTAGACGGGGTGTTGCAAGAAAACATCATTAAAGAAAAGAATATTGCATCGGCCTTGGTATTACGTTTGAAATTAATGTCAGGTCTGGATATTTCCGAGAAGCGTTTGCCCCAGGACGGCCGTACCCAGATACGTATCAAAGGTCATGTCATCGACGTACGACTGTCCACCATGCCAGTACAAAATGGTGAGTCAGTGGTCATGCGTTTGTTAGATCAATCGGCTGGCCTGTTAACCTTAGAGCAAACCGGCATGCCGCCCACATTGTTGCGACGTTTGCGCACCTTGCTCAAACGGCCCCACGGAATGATCTTAGTTACCGGCCCAACGGGCTCAGGTAAAACTACCACCTTGTATGGGGCTTTAAGCGAACTTAATACTGCCGATACTAAGGTGATCACTGTTGAAGATCCGGTGGAGTATCGCTTACCACGGATTAACCAAGTCCAGATTAACAATAAAATAGGTTTAAGCTTTTCAAACGTGCTGCGGACAACGTTGCGCCAAGACCCCGACATTATTATGGTCGGTGAGATGCGCGACAAAGAAACCGTTGAAATCGGTTTGCGTGGGGCTTTAACCGGTCACTTGGTGTTATCAACCCTGCATACCAATGATGCCATCAGCAGTGCTATACGCCTGTTGGACATGGGGGCGCCAGGCTATCTGGTTGCCAGTTCGTTGCGGGCTATCATCGCTCAGCGCTTGGTGCGAAGAATATGCGAAAATTGTAAAGTCGATTATACCCCCAACGACGAGGAATTGTTTTGGCTGGGTAATATTGATGCTAGCGCAAAAACAGCCGGGTTCAAGCGTGGCTTGGGCTGTCAGAATTGTAATCAAAAAGGCTATCGTGGGCGCGTCGGGGTATTTGAGTTATTAGAAATGAGTGATGCCATGATGGATGCGCTAAAGGACTCAGATACCGTTGCCTTTAGCAAAGCCGCCGAGGCAAGTCCAAATTATGCCCCTTTAGCCAGCCTAGCCTTAACCTATGCAAAGATGGGCATTACTACAGTAGAAGAAGTATTGAGGTTAGTGGAAATGGTGGCAGATAGCCGCGTAACCGAAGGCAAAGACAATCTACAATCAGTAGATGTCGAGGGTGTTTACGATGGCCCAGTTTAG
- a CDS encoding type II secretion system F family protein, with protein MAQFSYTGRNATGELTSGFIEAADASTAAKTLLGRNVTPLDIAESDKDQMSVNKDQQINFFTPRVSLEDLVIFARQMYSLSKSGIPILRSINGLAETTNSKRMAAALRDVGDQLERGRSLSSAMNLHPYIFSQLFVSVVHVGENTGKLDQAFLQLSDYLVREQETRKQIKAATRYPIFVVIALVVAIVIMNIWVIPVFADMFQKFDAELPIMTRFLLGMSDLFVTKWPFMLLALILGAIAIRRYLATDVGRYKWDRRKTRLPIIGSILERTLLGRFARSFSMMLTSGVPLTSALTLVSDAVDNRFMAERILTMRRSIEKGESLSRVAHASQLFTPLVMQMITVGEETGRVDELLAEVADYYEREVDYDLKSLTSKIEPILIVIVAVMVLILALGIFTPMWEMMGAYKGNN; from the coding sequence ATGGCCCAGTTTAGTTATACCGGGCGCAATGCAACGGGCGAGCTAACTAGTGGCTTCATTGAAGCGGCGGATGCTTCGACGGCTGCGAAGACATTGCTGGGCCGAAATGTGACTCCGTTGGATATTGCTGAATCTGATAAAGACCAAATGAGTGTTAACAAAGACCAGCAAATCAACTTTTTCACCCCTAGAGTCAGCCTAGAAGATCTGGTGATTTTTGCCCGACAAATGTATTCATTGAGTAAATCTGGTATCCCCATCTTGCGTTCAATAAATGGGTTAGCCGAAACCACTAACTCCAAACGTATGGCAGCCGCACTGCGCGATGTGGGAGACCAATTAGAAAGAGGTCGTTCATTGTCATCGGCGATGAACTTACACCCATATATTTTCAGCCAATTGTTTGTCTCTGTGGTGCACGTTGGTGAGAATACCGGTAAGTTGGACCAAGCCTTTTTACAACTTTCTGATTATTTGGTTCGGGAGCAAGAAACCCGTAAACAGATAAAAGCCGCGACCCGTTACCCTATCTTTGTGGTGATAGCCTTGGTGGTCGCCATAGTGATCATGAATATTTGGGTTATCCCGGTTTTTGCTGATATGTTCCAAAAATTTGATGCCGAACTGCCCATCATGACGCGATTTTTGCTAGGTATGTCGGATTTGTTTGTAACTAAATGGCCCTTTATGTTGCTAGCGTTAATATTAGGGGCAATAGCTATCAGACGTTATCTCGCTACCGATGTGGGGCGCTATAAATGGGATCGCAGGAAAACGCGTTTGCCGATTATAGGCTCAATTTTGGAGCGCACCTTGTTAGGGCGTTTCGCCCGCAGTTTTTCGATGATGTTAACCTCTGGTGTGCCATTGACTTCAGCTCTGACTTTGGTATCAGACGCCGTTGATAACCGCTTTATGGCGGAGCGCATTTTGACCATGCGCCGCAGTATCGAAAAAGGTGAAAGCCTCTCTCGGGTGGCCCATGCCAGCCAATTGTTCACTCCTTTGGTGATGCAAATGATCACTGTGGGTGAGGAAACTGGCCGGGTTGATGAGTTACTTGCAGAGGTCGCAGATTACTATGAACGTGAAGTAGACTATGATTTAAAAAGTTTAACTTCGAAAATAGAACCGATTTTAATTGTGATCGTTGCAGTAATGGTATTAATCCTAGCACTGGGTATATTCACCCCGATGTGGGAAATGATGGGCGCTTACAAAGGCAATAATTGA
- a CDS encoding prepilin-type N-terminal cleavage/methylation domain-containing protein has product MKNRQQGFTLIELVVVVIVLGLLAAVALPRMLDITKDAEDATVEGVAGGFATGVSLVRAAWELEGRAEENFGTNSTSVIIDGVQVGIDKDTGYPTGQLSNDSSSEDDSINDLDCESTFNLIMQSAPTISSQWNQRPFEKFRYFTNSSEGTGSGGNDLCYYYLTQTIKNRTVEPTNQDVGNGFVYDPRIGQVIVFSNN; this is encoded by the coding sequence ATGAAAAATAGACAACAAGGTTTTACCCTGATTGAACTGGTTGTGGTAGTTATTGTGCTTGGTTTGTTAGCAGCCGTCGCTCTGCCACGTATGTTGGATATCACTAAGGATGCAGAAGATGCTACCGTTGAAGGGGTTGCGGGTGGGTTTGCCACTGGCGTGAGTTTGGTCAGAGCGGCGTGGGAGCTGGAAGGTCGTGCCGAAGAAAATTTTGGCACCAATAGTACTTCGGTGATCATTGATGGCGTGCAAGTGGGTATAGACAAAGATACCGGTTATCCTACTGGACAACTCAGTAATGACAGTAGCAGTGAAGATGACAGCATCAATGATTTGGATTGCGAAAGCACCTTCAATTTAATTATGCAAAGTGCGCCGACTATTTCGTCTCAGTGGAATCAACGCCCCTTTGAAAAGTTTCGTTACTTTACCAATTCAAGTGAAGGTACGGGTTCAGGTGGCAATGATCTCTGTTATTACTATCTAACCCAAACCATAAAGAATAGAACGGTAGAACCGACCAATCAGGATGTAGGCAATGGTTTTGTTTACGACCCTAGAATAGGTCAGGTCATAGTGTTTAGTAACAACTAA
- a CDS encoding prepilin-type N-terminal cleavage/methylation domain-containing protein, whose amino-acid sequence MQQRGFTLIELIIVIVILGILAVTAAPRFIDLSSDAKASTLKGVKAALQGGAQLVYAKSSIAGEQTNANAGDDTSRVTIGTVDVDTDFGYPDADSMNAAMLAGWVQLDVSTDGDFSFTPGADPVSATNPAEGTFAISPAGGAVDFTSGATTGRCYVLYADATDTSAPVVTVVDDDC is encoded by the coding sequence ATGCAACAACGAGGTTTTACATTAATCGAACTGATCATTGTCATTGTGATTCTGGGCATTTTAGCGGTAACCGCAGCGCCACGCTTCATCGACTTAAGCAGTGATGCTAAGGCATCTACCCTTAAAGGCGTAAAAGCCGCGCTACAAGGCGGCGCCCAATTGGTTTATGCTAAATCATCTATTGCCGGTGAACAAACTAACGCCAATGCAGGTGATGATACCAGCAGAGTCACTATTGGTACTGTAGATGTCGATACCGACTTTGGTTATCCAGACGCTGATTCAATGAATGCAGCGATGCTAGCAGGTTGGGTACAACTTGATGTCAGCACAGATGGTGACTTTTCCTTTACTCCTGGTGCCGATCCTGTTTCTGCAACCAATCCAGCAGAAGGTACCTTTGCCATCTCTCCAGCTGGTGGCGCAGTTGATTTTACATCGGGAGCTACAACAGGCAGATGTTATGTGCTGTATGCCGATGCAACAGATACTAGCGCCCCTGTTGTTACTGTAGTAGATGACGACTGTTAA
- a CDS encoding type II secretion system protein: MRNSLQAKHTLGFTLVELIVVILLLGILTVLVAPRFQSKGSVVEYTYQSRLISALRTMQQRAMNDTRAGYCFQVNVFTGSNSSFGPPTLNYRTGGAAATCANTIDSSEAADYVTADIDEFVSDKVIITSGAGTINFNSLGCPNNGAGFCNNPVKITIQGVNTLSVCVESQGYIHACD, from the coding sequence GTGAGGAATTCTCTGCAAGCTAAGCATACACTTGGCTTCACACTAGTGGAGCTGATTGTGGTCATCTTGCTTTTAGGGATCCTTACTGTTTTAGTTGCACCACGTTTTCAATCCAAAGGAAGCGTGGTGGAATATACCTACCAATCACGATTAATTTCTGCGCTGCGTACCATGCAGCAACGTGCTATGAATGACACCCGCGCAGGCTATTGTTTCCAGGTCAACGTATTTACCGGCAGCAACTCTTCTTTTGGACCTCCAACATTAAATTATCGCACTGGCGGAGCAGCAGCAACCTGCGCCAATACCATAGACAGTAGTGAAGCAGCTGATTACGTGACAGCGGACATTGATGAGTTCGTCAGTGATAAGGTCATTATTACCAGCGGTGCAGGCACCATAAACTTTAACAGCTTAGGCTGCCCGAACAATGGCGCGGGCTTTTGTAATAACCCGGTCAAAATTACCATTCAAGGGGTAAATACCCTGTCTGTTTGTGTTGAGTCCCAAGGGTATATTCATGCATGTGACTAA
- a CDS encoding type II secretion system protein, with translation MHVTKHLYRLGQSKGFTLIEMVIGMLVLAIVFALMTSLIFPQAGRSVDPIMQVRATELANSLLREISAKAFDETSTTGIRCNDDLNQDGEFDSDDNEAACTAAANFGPEGETRNAIESNFDDVDDYHGLSQGRGQDDPIILNSLGESIEIDGQNLYAGFNFQVTVVYDGNLDGVTDSNQSAKLITVTVGTPSLETLVFSTYRSNY, from the coding sequence ATGCATGTGACTAAGCATCTCTATCGACTCGGTCAGTCTAAGGGGTTTACCTTAATCGAAATGGTCATAGGTATGCTGGTATTGGCTATTGTATTTGCCTTGATGACCAGTCTAATATTCCCTCAGGCCGGACGCAGTGTTGACCCTATCATGCAGGTGCGGGCCACTGAGTTAGCCAACTCGCTACTGCGTGAAATAAGTGCCAAAGCTTTTGATGAAACCAGCACCACTGGAATTCGCTGCAACGATGACCTAAACCAAGATGGTGAATTTGACAGTGACGATAACGAAGCAGCTTGCACCGCCGCTGCTAATTTTGGCCCAGAGGGTGAGACCCGTAACGCTATTGAGTCGAACTTTGACGATGTGGATGATTACCACGGCCTCAGCCAAGGTCGGGGTCAAGATGATCCAATTATTCTTAACTCATTGGGTGAAAGCATCGAAATCGATGGTCAAAACCTTTATGCAGGATTTAACTTTCAAGTAACAGTGGTGTATGACGGCAATTTAGATGGTGTGACTGATTCTAACCAAAGCGCAAAACTTATAACGGTGACAGTGGGCACTCCCAGTTTAGAGACGTTAGTATTCTCCACATACCGGAGCAATTACTAA
- a CDS encoding type II secretion system protein produces MLRTRQEGFTLIELIAVIVVLAVLSVGIAGFIRTGTDIYVDVAERDQVLSEGRFVVQRLNREIRNALPNSLRVSSNASVQCLEFVPVLFSSYYFDIPVAPEPQTDQIKVIKSEQNTSKYNFQSHHSIIVYPTSNADVYGSTGRRHLIKQAPVLDPADDKKLLITLSEPVHFVADSPSSRAYAIGGPVSYCASESKVWRFADYAFTSNQQLDLTNGVLMAENLVNSISGGEQDKPFRIAEATLSRNAFVLTLLRFELNQEQVVFNNEVHIPNAP; encoded by the coding sequence ATGCTTCGCACTAGGCAAGAGGGTTTTACCCTCATCGAGCTCATTGCTGTGATAGTGGTGTTAGCTGTGCTGTCGGTTGGTATTGCTGGCTTTATTCGTACCGGTACGGATATTTATGTGGATGTAGCTGAGCGCGATCAAGTGCTTAGCGAAGGACGTTTTGTGGTGCAAAGGCTCAATCGAGAAATTCGTAATGCGCTGCCCAATAGTTTGCGAGTAAGCAGTAACGCCAGCGTACAATGTTTAGAATTTGTGCCCGTGCTGTTTAGCAGTTACTACTTTGATATTCCTGTGGCTCCCGAGCCGCAAACTGATCAAATAAAAGTCATTAAATCTGAGCAAAACACCTCGAAGTATAACTTTCAGAGTCACCATTCTATTATTGTGTACCCTACCTCTAATGCTGATGTGTATGGCTCGACGGGTCGTCGTCATCTCATTAAACAAGCGCCGGTACTAGACCCTGCAGATGACAAAAAGCTGTTAATCACCCTATCAGAACCGGTTCATTTTGTTGCAGACTCACCCAGTTCAAGGGCCTATGCCATTGGCGGACCGGTGAGCTATTGTGCATCGGAAAGCAAAGTATGGCGATTTGCAGATTATGCCTTTACCAGCAATCAACAACTGGATTTAACCAATGGCGTGCTAATGGCCGAAAACCTAGTAAATAGCATATCCGGCGGGGAACAAGACAAGCCCTTTCGTATAGCAGAGGCGACCTTAAGTCGAAATGCATTTGTTTTGACCTTGCTAAGGTTTGAATTGAATCAAGAGCAGGTGGTTTTCAACAACGAGGTACATATTCCTAATGCGCCTTAA
- a CDS encoding type II secretory pathway protein: protein MRLNLSLQKQSGSMLVIALFVIVVMAVLGITMIRLLSSSADAMIHEVYGVRAMQAAQSSLELTIKNAFPLTQDGTPICRTTTKVFQNVKGLEKCITIASCTKVSGFIDSDVEQYNFKSLGVCTAGKVTASRTVAVDGIVE from the coding sequence ATGCGCCTTAATCTATCTTTGCAAAAACAATCAGGCAGTATGCTGGTGATTGCTTTATTCGTTATCGTTGTAATGGCTGTGCTGGGGATAACAATGATCCGGCTGTTGAGCTCATCCGCAGATGCAATGATCCATGAGGTATATGGGGTACGCGCTATGCAGGCAGCCCAATCTTCTTTGGAGTTGACTATCAAAAATGCCTTTCCGTTGACTCAGGATGGCACGCCTATTTGTCGCACCACCACCAAGGTATTCCAAAATGTTAAAGGGTTGGAGAAATGCATCACTATAGCTAGTTGCACTAAGGTTTCAGGTTTTATTGATTCGGACGTAGAGCAATATAACTTTAAAAGCCTAGGTGTTTGTACGGCGGGTAAAGTCACCGCTAGTCGCACCGTCGCCGTTGATGGCATTGTGGAGTAG